Genomic window (Streptosporangium brasiliense):
CCTCCCACGGCCGGGCCTCACGCGGCCGCCGCCCATCCGGCCGGGCCTGGAACGGCCGTCTCCGGGACGCCGGCGCCGGCCGTACGGCGGGTGCTCACGGCCCAGCTCACCAGCTTCGTGGGCCGCGAGCAGGAGCTGGCGCGGGTCGGCGCGCTCCTGGAGGAGGGGCGCCTGGTCACCCTCACCGGCCCCGGGGGAGCGGGCAAGACCCGGCTGGCGGTGGAGGTGGCGGCACGGCAGCCGGGGGAGGTCTGCTCCGTCGACCTCGCGCCGCTGGGCGAGGGGGCGGAGATCCCCCAGGCGGTGTCCGGCGCGCTCGGACTCCGCGAGGCCGGGCTCGCCCCGGCGCCCGACCGGCCACCGGCCGACCCCGTCGAACGGATGATCGCCGCGCTCGCCGGCCGGCGGGTCCTGCTCGTCCTCGACAACTGCGAGCATCTCGTCGAGGCCGCCGCCGGGCTGGCCGGGCGCCTGCTGGGCGCCTGCCCCGGGCTGCGGATCCTGGCCACCAGCAGGGAGGCGCTGGGCATCACCGGCGAGAGCCTGTGCCCGGTCCCCCCGCTCGCGGTGCCGCCCCCGGGCACGCCGGCGCCGGAGACGCTCGGCTACCCGGCCGTCCGGCTCTTCGAGCACCGGGCGGCGGCCGTCCTTCCGGGATTCACCGTCGACGAGGCGGGCGCCGACGCCGTCCTGCGCATCTGCCGGGCCCTCGACGGGCAGCCGCTGGCGATCGAACTGGCCGCGGCGCGGCTGCGGTCGCTGCCGGTGGCCGAGGTGGCCGCCAGGCTGGACGACCGGTTCCGGCTGCTGTCGCGCGGCAGCCGTACGGCGCAGCCGAGACATCGCACGCTCCGCGCGGTGGTGGAGTGGAGCTGGGACCTGCTCGACGAGACCGAGCAGACGCTGGCCCGGCGGCTGACGGTCTTCTCGGGCGGGGCGACGCTGGAGGCGATCGCGGCGGTCTGCGGGCTGCCCGGCGGCGAGGTGGTCGAGCCGCTGACCGGGCTGGTGGACAAGTCTCTTGTCGAGGTCTCCGGCGCCCGTTACCGGATGCTCAACACGATCCGGGCGTTCTGCGCCGAACGCCTGGCCGAGGCGGAGGAGGGGGAGCGGCTGCGGCGCGCGCACGCCGACCACTTCCTCGACCTGGTGCTGGCCGCCGAGCCGCGGCTGCTCACCGCCGACCAGCTTGGGTGGCTCGCGTCGCTGGACGTCGAGCGCGGCAACCTGCACGCCGCGCTCCGGCGCGCGGTGGACGCCCTCGACGTGGAGCGGGCCCTGCGGCTGCTCGCCTCCCTGACGATCTACTGGTGGCTGCGCGGGCTGCGTGGCGAGGGGGCGGCGCGGGCCCAGGAGCTCGTCAGGGCGGTCGGCACCCGGTCCCCTCGCGGGCTGGAGGAGGAATACGCGATGTGCGTCATGAGCATCGCCTCGGGCGGGTCCCGCAGCGAGTTCGGCGTCCACCTGGACAGCGCCGTCGAGACGATGGTGGCGCTTGAGAGGCCGCCGCGGCGCCCGTTCCTCATCGTGCTGTGGGGGATGGCGATCGGGGCCCCCGACCCGGAGACGCCGGGCCTGACCGAGAAGCGGCGCAGACTGGTGGGCGCCGACCCGTGGAGCCGGGCGCTCCTGGTCCTCGGGGAAGGGCTCACGTGGCTGTACGCCGGACGGATGGACGAGGCCGAGCGTGACCTGTCGGTCGCGCTGGACGGCTTCCGCGCCATCGGGGAGCGGTGGGGACTGGCGACGACCCTGGCGGAGCTGGCCAAGGTCGCCGAATGGCGGGGGGACCTCGCGCGGGCCTCGGCGCTGTGCGGCGAGTCCCTGGAGCTGGTCCGCGAGCTCAGCGCCGACGAGGACATCGCCGAGCGGCTCTGCCAGCGCGCGGGCGCGCGCACGCGCGGCGGCGACCTGGAGGGAGGGCACCGGGACGCCGCGCAGGCCGCCGAGCTGGCCCGCAGGGCGGGGGCGCCGGAGGTCCTCGCCGAGGCGGGCCGGCGGTTGAGCCGCGTCGCCCGGCTGCGGGGGGAGCCGGCGGAGGCCCGCCGGCTGTCGGAGGCGGCGCTGGCCGGATGCCCGACCGGATGGTTCGTCGCCGAGGAGATCCGCGTCGGCATCATGATCGAGCTGGGCCTGATCGCCGAGACCGGGGGTGACGCCCGCACGGCCCTGCGCTGGCACCGCCGGGCGCTGGCCTCGGCGTCCGCGCAGCGTGACATGACGATGGCCGCCCTGGCGACCGAGGCGCTCTCCGGGGTCGCGCTGCTGGAGGGCGACGGCGAGCGGGCCGCCCTGCTGCTGGGCGCGGGCAGGGCGGTGCGCGGGACGGCGGTCGCCGGAGACGTCGACGTGGTGCGGCTGGAGGCCGCCGCGCGGGAGGCGCTCGGCGCCGAGGCGTACGAGGCCGCCTACGGGCGGGGGAGGTCCATGACCCGTGAGGAGGCGCTGGCCATGGCCGGCGCCCCGGTGCCCTGAGGCCCTCCGCCGGCCCGGAGGCGGTCGGCCTGGTGTGAGGATGGTCGGCCTGGTCCGGTGTGGAGGCGGTCGGCCTGGTGCGGGGGTGGTCGGCCTGATGCGGTGTGGAGGCGGTCGGCCTGGTGTGAGGGTGGTCGGCCCGGCGGCCGGCTGGGCGGAGGGGGCCTCAGCCGGCCGTGTCGTAGCGCCGCGCCAGGGACCTCGCGGTCTCCGCCATGAGGTCGCGCAGCTCGGCGGGGGAGACGACCTCCAGGTCCACGCCGAACCGCAGGAACTCGCTCAGGGCGTTCGGGAGTGACTCGATGGGGACCGTGACCTGTGTCCAGCCGTCCGGGCCGGGAGGCCGCGCGGTGGCCTCGGCCGCCCGGAGGAGGGCCGGGCGGGCCATGTCGGGAAGGCGCTCCATCCCGTGCGGTGAGAGCCGGATGACGGCCTCGCCCTGGTGGAGCCGTGCCTCGAACTCCTCCAGGGCGCCGTTCCAGTGGGCGGCGAGGTCGAAGCCGGCGGGCCGCTCGAAGGTCTCCGGGAGCGCGTGCAGCTCCAGGATCTGGGAGACCCGGTAGGTGCGCAGGTCCTGTCCGGCGCGGGCGATGAGATACCAGCGGCCGGCCTTGAGCACCAGCCCGTACGGCTCCAGCGTGCGGAGCACCTCCTGGGGGGCCTTCCAGCGGCGGTAGCGGATCTCCAGGCGGCGCTCGTTCCACACCGCGTCGGCGACCGCCGCCAGGTACGGGGTCTCGTCGGCGCCGTGGTACCAGTTGGGGGTGTCGAGGTGGAAACGCTCGCGGATCCGCCCGGCCCGGTCCCGGAGCTCCACCGGGAGCGCGGCCATCAGCTTGAGCTGGGCGGCCGTCACCACCGAGCCGAGGCCGAGCTCGGCGGCGGGGCCCGGCATCCCGGCGAGGAACAGCGCCTGCGCCTCTCCCGAAGT
Coding sequences:
- a CDS encoding AfsR/SARP family transcriptional regulator, whose protein sequence is MRVGVLGAMEVRDAAGGPIAVGGPRVRALLAMLALDAGRIVTTERLIDGLYGEQPPGNAANALQSQVSRLRRLLGGGAVEFHPAGYRLAVPPQEVDAYRFERLAEEGHRALAAADRPRAAALLREALALWRGPALPDVGAAPFARAQVARLEELRLAAVEERVEVELATGGHRTLVAELRDLVAAQPLRERLRGQLMRALYGSGRQAEALAVYEEARRILAEELGAEPTAELAATHLAVLRADPSLTAAAATVRPAGPHTLTPHALTPHGAVPESAGPPTLAPPTAGPHAAAAHPAGPGTAVSGTPAPAVRRVLTAQLTSFVGREQELARVGALLEEGRLVTLTGPGGAGKTRLAVEVAARQPGEVCSVDLAPLGEGAEIPQAVSGALGLREAGLAPAPDRPPADPVERMIAALAGRRVLLVLDNCEHLVEAAAGLAGRLLGACPGLRILATSREALGITGESLCPVPPLAVPPPGTPAPETLGYPAVRLFEHRAAAVLPGFTVDEAGADAVLRICRALDGQPLAIELAAARLRSLPVAEVAARLDDRFRLLSRGSRTAQPRHRTLRAVVEWSWDLLDETEQTLARRLTVFSGGATLEAIAAVCGLPGGEVVEPLTGLVDKSLVEVSGARYRMLNTIRAFCAERLAEAEEGERLRRAHADHFLDLVLAAEPRLLTADQLGWLASLDVERGNLHAALRRAVDALDVERALRLLASLTIYWWLRGLRGEGAARAQELVRAVGTRSPRGLEEEYAMCVMSIASGGSRSEFGVHLDSAVETMVALERPPRRPFLIVLWGMAIGAPDPETPGLTEKRRRLVGADPWSRALLVLGEGLTWLYAGRMDEAERDLSVALDGFRAIGERWGLATTLAELAKVAEWRGDLARASALCGESLELVRELSADEDIAERLCQRAGARTRGGDLEGGHRDAAQAAELARRAGAPEVLAEAGRRLSRVARLRGEPAEARRLSEAALAGCPTGWFVAEEIRVGIMIELGLIAETGGDARTALRWHRRALASASAQRDMTMAALATEALSGVALLEGDGERAALLLGAGRAVRGTAVAGDVDVVRLEAAAREALGAEAYEAAYGRGRSMTREEALAMAGAPVP
- a CDS encoding helix-turn-helix transcriptional regulator, yielding MRASRLLSLLMLLQTRGRMTAQELAAELEVSVRTVYRDVESLHSAGVPLYGDAGPSGGYRLLDGYRTRLTGLTSGEAQALFLAGMPGPAAELGLGSVVTAAQLKLMAALPVELRDRAGRIRERFHLDTPNWYHGADETPYLAAVADAVWNERRLEIRYRRWKAPQEVLRTLEPYGLVLKAGRWYLIARAGQDLRTYRVSQILELHALPETFERPAGFDLAAHWNGALEEFEARLHQGEAVIRLSPHGMERLPDMARPALLRAAEATARPPGPDGWTQVTVPIESLPNALSEFLRFGVDLEVVSPAELRDLMAETARSLARRYDTAG